Proteins encoded by one window of Channa argus isolate prfri chromosome 13, Channa argus male v1.0, whole genome shotgun sequence:
- the usp19 gene encoding ubiquitin carboxyl-terminal hydrolase 19 isoform X9 produces the protein MASSGGSNETLGRRSGAQHRGGSGRDNSSDQSSSASKKKQKDKANQESREAKRAAAAAAVDGVIAEVKKDVFADWKQNVNEVTVRLRCGEDVQRIEDVSTTFTDTHCHVCFPDGRQWSCQLQEEIEASCSRVQYKEKDKGGFLHLIMQKKIPFHIWPSLKSNKKEKEKGGAPAETNNVKVLNMKPAALESLEEPKISSPVPQLQSQPPSTPAQSESRRNISKAERAVKRGLKNKPVCDKATMHTVGVKGGTGEDKSTTGKPVTVTTGELHPQEPSAKRTIVHPPTTTKRASSPPDRDTNSLKSDGKAPPTHLPAPPSPQTQHKDEDDRAERLTDGREPKPGVAVAAASHSNKTQVAEKQNQSSDRSEAIAHDSESQPAAPISSSDCLKPVNLNNKVHSDSPEMLVERTDSEPEKRPVEQQSEQDTLIHQHVGSGEGVPLAPVGMAATQVSSPSLAQRQGSCDGEEKRDQSKEEPSLEMKTQEVPEPMVNLQFVKNDSYEKGTDLMVVNVYMKGICRDTARVIFREQDFTLIFQTRDANFLRLHSDCGPNTVFKWQVKLRNLIQPEQCSYSFTPSRVDITLKKRHSQRWGGLEAPATQGLLPSFYSFTQCRCAVGGAKVAVPSSPACMEKSQPGSSQHKLPAKEEPPRVGEEKHKPPKASSRVEDGVLDTVAPRTVSEHVAIAKPEPTVTMPKPTCMVQPMTHALPASNERHEEEEEKKVCLPGFTGLVNLGNTCFMNSVIQSLSNTRELRDYFHDRAFEAEINCSNPLGTGGRLAIGFAVLLRALWKGTHHAFQPSKLKAIVASKASQFTGYAQHDAQEFMAFLLDGLHEDLNRIHNKPYTETVDSDGRLDEAVAEEAWQRHKMRNDSFIVDLFQGQFKSKLVCPTCSKVSITFDPFLYLPVPLPQKQKVLSVFYFAKEPHKKPIKFLVSVSKENSSTAEVLESISRSVRVKPENLRLTEVGKKRVQRIFLPSQSLDMVSSSDMLFCFEVLSKDLAKERVVLLRVQQKLQVPNIPISKCAACLKPPGAEEEKLKRCTRCYRVGYCNQVCQKNHWPSHKGLCRPNAEIVGLPFLISVPESRLSYTRLTQLLEGYSRFSVNVFQPPFRSGRASPETSQCRVDLPSMPLGSPDGHGSGDEAMGGSSTLGAGDMEPERQSFLPESLAECAQASALHSVEPDSLLSSQTSVSTTQTTDSGFSEPVSSTSLDPHAEKETSCEKAVRPEAAVTGYQHPNESASGACQFYIALLDSNGKEQRLDEKEDALAEVPDDATLELVWKNNERLKEYVLVSSKELEYEEDPSSLSETARAGHFTLEQCLNLFTKPEVLAPEEAWYCPKCQQHREASKQLLLWRLPNVLIIQLKRFSFRSFIWRDKINDMVDFPVRNLDLSKFCIGQKEDMQQPPVYDLYAVINHYGGMIGGHYTAYARLPSDKNSQRSDVGWRLFDDSTVTMVEESQVVTRYAYVLFYRRRNSPVERPLHFVRPVGAESSTGAGATASQTTTFPRS, from the exons ATGGCCAGTAGCGGTGGTAGCAACGAAACACTGGGCCGCCGCAGTGGGGCTCAGCACAGAGGAGGCAGCGGGAGGGACAACAGTTCAGACCAGTCTTCCAGTGCCAGcaagaagaaacaaaaggacAAGGCTAACCAGGAGAGCAGAGAGGCCAAGAgggcagcagctgctgcagcagtagATGGGGTCATTGCAGAAGTTAAGAAGG ATGTGTTTGCGGACTGGAAGCAGAATGTCAATGAAGTCACTGTCAGGCTGCGCTGTGGGGAGGATGTGCAGAGGATAGAGGACGTCAGCACAACCTTCACCGATACACACTGCCATGTGTGCTTCCCAG ATGGGCGTCAGTGGAGCTGCCAGCTGCAGGAGGAAATTGAGGCCTCGTGTAGCAGAGTTCAATACAAAGAGAAGGACAAGGGAGGTTTCTTGCATCTTATTATGCAAAAGAAGATTCCCTTTCACATCTGGCCTTCTCTTAAA tcaaataagaaagaaaaggagaaaggaggCGCACCAGCCGAGACCAATAATGTCAAGGTGCTGAATATGAAGCCTGCTGCCTTGGAGTCATTAGAGGAACCCAAAATATCCTCCCCAGTGCCACAACTCCAGTCCCAGCCTCCCTCCACACCTGCACAAAGCGAGTCAAGACGCAACATCAGCAAAGCTGAGCGGGCTGTCAAGCGTGGCCTGAAAAACAAACCAGTGTGTGACAAGGCCACTATGCACACTGTAGGGGTGAAAGGTGGAACTGGAGAAGACAAGTCCACCACCGGTAAGCCTGTTACTGTCACTACTGGCGAGCTGCATCCTCAGGAACCCAGTGCCAAGCGCACCATTGTACATCCACCCACGACCACCAAGCGAGCTTCGTCACCACCAGACAGGGACACAAACTCTTTAAAGTCTGATGGTAAAGCTCCACCAACACACCTGCCCGCCCCTCCGAgcccacagacacaacacaaagaTGAAGATGACAGAGCAGAGAGATTAACCGATGGTCGAGAACCGAAGCCTGGAGTAGCAGTTGCTGCTGCCAGCCACTCCAACAAAACTCAG GTGGCAGAGAAGCAAAACCAGTCTTCAGACAGGTCTGAAGCAATAGCACATGACAGTGAAAGCCAGCCAGCAGCTCCCATCAGCAGCAGTGACTGCCTCAAACCTGTCAACTTGAACAATAAAGTGCATTCGGATTCTCCGGAGATGCTGGTAGAAAGAACAGACTCTGAGCCAGAGAAAAGGCCTGTTGAGCAGCAATCGGAGCAGGATACTCTGATCCACCAGCATGTTGGGTCAGGAGAGGGAGTACCATTAGCACCTGTTGGCATGGCTGCCACACAAGTCTCATCACCCAGCTTAGCCCAGAGGCAGGGCAGTTGTGACGGAGAGGAGAAGCGGGACCAGTCAAAGGAGGAGCCTTCTCTTGAAATGAAAACGCAGGAAG TCCCAGAGCCGATGGTTAACCTACAATTTGTGAAAAATGATTCGTATGAAAAGGGCACAGACCTGATGGTGGTTAATGTTTACATGAAGGGCATCTGCAGGGACACAGCCAGGGTCATCTTCAGGGAACAGGATTTCACTCTCATCTTCCAGACACG CGATGCCAACTTTCTGCGGCTTCATTCCGACTGTGGACCAAACACAGTCTTCAAGTGGCAAGTTAAACTCAG GAACCTAATCCAGCCTGAGCAGTGCAGCTACTCTTTCACCCCATCCCGTGTGGATATCACCCTGAAGAAGAGACACAGCCAGCGCTGGGGGGGTCTGGAGGCCCCTGCCACACAAGGTCTGCTGCCAAGCTTCTACTCGTTCACGCAATGTAGAT GTGCAGTGGGTGGCGCCAAAGTCGCTGTGCCCTCTAGCCCTGCCTGCATGGAGAAAAGCCAACCGGGCAGCAGCCAACACAAACTCCCAGCTAAGGAGGAGCCTCCAAGGGTTGGGGAGGAGAAACACAAGCCCCCTAAGGCCTCCTCTAGAGTGGAGGATGGGGTTCTGGATACTGTGGCTCCTCGCACTGTCTCCGAACATGTAGCTATTGCCAAGCCGGAACCCACTGTTACCATG CCTAAGCCCACATGCATGGTGCAGCCCATGACCCATGCACTCCCTGCCAGCAATGAGCGgcatgaggaagaggaggagaagaaggtgTGCCTGCCTGGTTTTACAGGATTGGTCAACCTTGGCAACACCTGCTTCATGAACAGTGTAATACAGTCCCTGTCCAACACCAGAGAACTCAGGGATTACTTCCATG ATCGAGCGTTTGAGGCAGAAATCAACTGCAGTAATCCACTGGGAACAGGAGGGAGGTTAGCCATTGGGTTTGCTGTGCTGCTCAGGGCCCTTTGGAAAGGAACACACCACGCCTTCCAACCCTCCAAACTTAAG GCAATCGTGGCTAGTAAAGCCAGTCAGTTTACAGGTTATGCCCAGCACGATGCCCAGGAGTTCATGGCTTTCTTGCTGGATGGGCTGCATGAGGACTTGAATCGTATCCATAATAAACCCTACACGGAGACTGTTGACTCTGACGGACGGCTGGATGaggcag TGGCAGAGGAGGCATGGCAGAGGCACAAGATGAGAAACGACTCCTTCATAGTCGATCTCTTCCAAGGCCAGTTCAAATCCAAGCTTGTTTGTCCCACATGCTCCAAG GTGTCTATCACCTTTGACCCTTTCCTCTACCTGCCAGTCCCGTTACCCCAGAAACAAAAAGTGCTTTCAGTTTTCTACTTTGCTAAGGAACCTCATAAAAAACCCATCAAG TTTTTGGTGAGTGTGAGCAAGGAGAACTCCAGCACTGCTGAAGTCCTCGAATCCATTTCCAGAAGTGTGAGGGTCAAACCAGAGAACCTCAGACTCACTGAG GTGGGAAAAAAACGCGTCCAGCGCATCTTTCTGCCATCCCAGTCCTTAGACATGGTGTCCTCCTCTGACATGTTATTCTGTTTTGAGGTGCTTTCCAAAGACCTGGCCAAAGAAAGAGTGGTATTGCTCAGAGTGCAACAG AAACTCCAGGTACCCAATATACCCATCTCTAAGTGTGCTGCCTGCCTGAAGCCACCGGGggctgaggaagaaaaactgaagCGGTGCACTCGCTGTTATCGCGTGGGCTACTGCAATCA AGTATGTCAGAAGAACCACTGGCCCAGTCACAAGGGTCTGTGTCGACCCAACGCAGAGATTGTTGGTTTGCCCTTCCTGATCAGTGTGCCGGAGTCTCGACTGTCCTACACTCGTCTCACCCAGCTACTAGAGGGTTATTCCAG GTTTTCCGTTAATGTGTTCCAGCCTCCTTTCCGGTCAGGCAGGGCCTCCCCTGAAACATCCCAGTGCCGGGTAGACCTCCCCTCAATGCCATTAGGCTCTCCTGATGGTCATGGGTCTGGTGATGAAGCCATGGGTGGTAGCAGTACTCTAGGAGCAGGTGATATGGAGCCGGAGAGGCAGTCTTTCCTCCCCGAATCTCTGGCTGAATGTGCTCAGGCCTCAGCTCTTCACTCTGTCGAGCCAGATTCCCTCTTGTCCTCCCAGACCTCAGTGTCCACCACACAGACTACAGATTCAGGATTCTCTGAGCCAGTCTCTTCAACTTCTCTGGACCCTCATGCTGAAAAAGAGACCTCTTGTGAGAAGGCAGTGCGGCCAGAAG CCGCGGTAACAGGGTATCAGCATCCAAATGAATCAGCATCAGGTGCCTGTCAGTTCTACATAGCTCTACTGGACTCTAATGGGAAGGAACAGAGGCTGGATGAGAAAG AGGATGCATTAGCAGAAGTACCTGATGATGCGACCCTGGAGCTGGTGTGGAAGAACAACGAACGTCTTAAAGAGTACGTCCTAGTGAGTTCCAAGGAACTGGAATATGAAGAGGACCCCAGCTCTCTGAGTGAAACAGCCAGAGCAGGACACTTCACCCTTGAGCAGTGTCTCAACCTTTTCACCAAGCCTGAGGTGCTGGCACCAGAGGAGGCATG gtACTGTCCCAAGTGCCAACAACACCGTGAGGCCTCCAAGCAACTGCTGCTTTGGCGTCTACCCAACGTTCTGATCATCCAGCTCAAACGCTTCTCATTCAGGAGTTTCATCTGGAGAGATAAGATTAACGACATGGTGGACTTTCCTGTCAG GAATCTGGATTTGAGTAAGTTCTGTATTGGCCAGAAGGAAGACATGCAACAACCTCCCGTCTATGACTTGTATGCAGTCATCAACCACTATGGAGGAATGATAGGAGGCCATTACACTGCATATGCTCGCCTGCCAAGTGACAAGAATAGTCAGCGTAGTGACGTTG GCTGGCGTCTTTTTGACGACAGCACAGTGACAATGGTGGAGGAGAGTCAGGTGGTGACACGCTACGCCTACGTTCTGTTCTACCGACGACGCAACTCCCCCGTGGAAAGGCCGCTGCACTTTGTAAGGCCTGTAGGAGCAGAGTCCTCGACTGGTGCAGGAGCAACTGCCAGCCAG ACCACGACTTTTCCCAGAAGCTGA